A window of Candidatus Vicinibacter proximus contains these coding sequences:
- a CDS encoding T9SS type A sorting domain-containing protein, with protein MRMYIFVAVLVMGFSSVFAYSPSPLSLTVECPQPVNLLEGQSYDTTVTGLPKIIENDGGAITITYLEYYTKGNCSNKNDVVTRIFTIRNAKGDLQRCNQSIFLKHRTINEIRFPTDTTVSYPKNGSFVSAILGVPDELGGLVISFSDTKLSSGCASPVRIRRVWTITDRCTGAVNTRTSLINVLNYQNSFEHQKVVEDDLCDEEGLISISPLGEFGAYTYAWSNGATTSLISNLKPGIYSVVITDKFKCNTLVSFGLESMSVKADVGGRIVTQNDYRVYPDSIYITDAANVKKFCLSANGGLHYGFTVKKRNSGFMEYRLVKRSDPVAGISTKDVLLIQKHILGIERFSDTLKYFAADVNNNFNVTASDMTELRRLILGIKDNFTAVLPWYFLRTDWKQVISPFQSFQSIQFKGIQIVNFPRQNADILALKMGDIDLSYRQTFTGNQLTQRLMGISCKLIHGEVKSLGNQMVEVPFYLSATKDIMGLQFALNLCSNGDEMHSIIPMQIPEDHIYLKANTVTVSHSTGLPLVWDPQKPVFAIRCKVERLNDLTALFCMNDKITAEYYDNQLAEWGLELIQQGAVNSEEKSYFLSPQPVREMLHIRSKEIGFSNFSIFTSDGRKLDQLTFESDLDYPVAALPSGFYFYRIEKNSTIRQSGRFVVVK; from the coding sequence ATGAGGATGTATATTTTTGTGGCGGTGCTGGTAATGGGTTTCAGTTCCGTCTTCGCTTACTCCCCCTCCCCTCTGAGCTTGACTGTGGAATGTCCTCAGCCTGTAAATTTGTTGGAGGGCCAGTCGTATGATACGACGGTCACCGGATTGCCCAAGATCATCGAAAATGATGGAGGGGCAATCACCATAACATACCTTGAATATTACACGAAAGGGAACTGTTCCAATAAGAATGATGTGGTTACCCGAATTTTCACCATTCGGAATGCCAAAGGAGACCTTCAGAGATGCAACCAAAGTATTTTTCTAAAACACAGGACTATCAATGAAATTAGATTTCCCACAGACACCACCGTATCTTATCCAAAAAACGGTTCTTTCGTAAGCGCTATACTTGGTGTGCCAGATGAACTAGGAGGGTTGGTCATAAGTTTTTCAGATACCAAATTGTCCTCAGGTTGTGCTAGCCCGGTGCGCATCCGAAGAGTATGGACCATAACCGATCGTTGCACAGGAGCTGTAAACACAAGAACTTCTTTGATCAATGTACTTAACTACCAAAATAGTTTTGAGCATCAAAAGGTTGTAGAAGATGATCTTTGTGATGAAGAAGGTCTGATCAGTATTTCTCCTTTGGGAGAATTTGGTGCGTACACTTATGCATGGAGTAACGGTGCTACAACTTCGCTCATCAGCAATCTGAAACCCGGAATATATAGCGTTGTCATTACCGATAAATTCAAATGTAATACATTGGTTTCCTTTGGTCTTGAATCCATGTCTGTAAAGGCCGATGTCGGAGGAAGAATTGTTACACAAAACGATTACAGAGTGTATCCGGACTCCATTTACATCACAGATGCTGCCAATGTAAAAAAATTCTGCCTCTCTGCAAATGGCGGATTACATTATGGTTTTACAGTAAAAAAACGAAACAGTGGTTTTATGGAATATCGATTGGTCAAGCGGAGTGATCCGGTGGCCGGAATATCCACAAAGGATGTATTGTTGATACAAAAACACATTTTAGGAATAGAGCGTTTTTCCGATACCCTAAAATATTTTGCTGCAGATGTCAACAATAATTTTAATGTTACTGCTTCAGATATGACTGAGTTGCGCAGACTAATTCTTGGCATAAAAGATAATTTTACTGCTGTGCTTCCATGGTATTTTTTGAGAACAGATTGGAAACAGGTGATTTCACCATTTCAGAGTTTTCAGTCCATCCAATTCAAGGGCATCCAGATTGTTAATTTTCCCCGTCAGAATGCAGACATACTTGCGCTTAAAATGGGAGACATCGATCTGAGTTACCGCCAAACTTTCACCGGAAATCAACTGACCCAAAGGCTTATGGGTATAAGCTGTAAATTAATCCATGGAGAGGTAAAATCTTTAGGAAATCAAATGGTAGAAGTTCCATTTTACCTGTCCGCCACTAAAGACATTATGGGCCTGCAATTTGCACTGAACTTGTGTAGTAATGGGGATGAAATGCATAGCATCATACCGATGCAAATTCCTGAAGACCATATTTATTTAAAAGCTAATACAGTAACCGTATCGCACAGCACCGGACTTCCTTTGGTATGGGATCCTCAAAAACCAGTTTTCGCGATCAGGTGCAAAGTGGAGAGATTAAATGACCTAACTGCATTGTTTTGCATGAATGATAAAATTACTGCGGAATATTATGACAATCAACTAGCAGAATGGGGACTTGAATTGATCCAGCAGGGTGCTGTAAATTCTGAAGAGAAATCGTACTTTCTGAGCCCACAACCTGTGCGTGAAATGTTGCACATCCGGTCCAAAGAAATTGGATTTTCTAACTTCAGTATTTTTACTTCGGACGGAAGAAAACTAGATCAATTGACATTTGAATCAGACTTGGATTATCCTGTAGCAGCGCTACCTTCGGGTTTTTATTTTTATCGGATAGAGAAAAATTCCACCATCAGGCAGTCGGGTAGATTTGTTGTTGTAAAATAA
- a CDS encoding homoserine dehydrogenase, whose amino-acid sequence MMKILNIGLFGFGCVGQGLYYVLNHSTGFKANIKKIGVKNRDKKRIVSAEMLTYDKYEILNDPEIDVVVELIDDATEAFDIVKTAIRNGKHVVTANKKMLALHLKELFDLQEKHQVSLLYEASACGSIPIIRTLEEYFDNENLVKVSGIFNGTTNYILTKTIEEKLSYPLALKQAQDAGFAESDPTNDVEGFDAKFKTAILALHAFGIIIEPKEIINIGISELSEFDINFAAEKSYKIKLLPVIEKIAEHQITAYVIPHFISKKNNLYKVENEFNGVIVEGEFSGEQFFQGRGAGSHPTGSAVLSDISALSYQYRYSFKKHEQNGSNLFTRKVNLKIYLRIQTKEDLAQINFIEILSEYYSEDYSYVLAMINLEELFLVQNYLKEKSLFCAVVGE is encoded by the coding sequence ATCATGAAAATATTAAATATTGGATTGTTTGGTTTTGGATGTGTAGGCCAGGGCTTATACTATGTGCTAAATCACAGCACAGGATTTAAAGCCAACATCAAAAAAATTGGCGTAAAAAATCGGGACAAAAAAAGAATTGTAAGTGCAGAGATGCTCACTTACGACAAATATGAAATCCTTAACGATCCTGAAATTGATGTGGTGGTGGAATTAATCGATGATGCAACTGAAGCTTTCGATATTGTAAAAACTGCCATAAGGAATGGAAAACATGTGGTCACGGCCAATAAAAAAATGCTTGCCTTGCACTTAAAAGAACTTTTTGATTTGCAGGAAAAACATCAGGTAAGTTTATTGTATGAAGCATCAGCCTGCGGTAGCATTCCAATCATCAGAACACTGGAGGAATATTTTGACAATGAAAATTTGGTTAAAGTTTCCGGAATCTTTAATGGGACTACCAATTATATTTTGACAAAAACAATAGAGGAAAAACTTTCTTATCCGCTTGCCTTAAAACAAGCCCAGGATGCCGGTTTTGCAGAAAGTGATCCGACCAATGATGTGGAAGGATTTGATGCAAAATTCAAAACAGCAATTTTAGCTTTACATGCTTTTGGAATCATTATCGAACCGAAAGAAATTATAAACATAGGCATCTCTGAACTTTCTGAATTTGACATCAATTTTGCTGCAGAAAAATCTTATAAAATTAAATTACTACCGGTAATCGAAAAAATAGCAGAACATCAAATTACTGCATATGTCATTCCACATTTTATCAGTAAAAAGAATAACTTGTATAAGGTGGAAAATGAATTCAATGGGGTAATTGTGGAGGGAGAATTTTCTGGAGAACAATTTTTTCAGGGTCGCGGCGCCGGAAGTCATCCCACAGGAAGTGCTGTACTTTCTGATATCTCCGCACTCTCTTACCAGTACCGATATTCCTTTAAAAAACACGAACAAAATGGTTCAAACTTATTCACCCGAAAGGTCAATCTTAAAATCTATTTGCGCATCCAAACCAAAGAGGATCTTGCCCAAATAAATTTTATAGAGATCCTTTCAGAATATTACAGCGAAGATTATTCCTATGTTTTGGCTATGATAAATCTGGAAGAACTCTTCCTGGTACAAAATTACCTAAAGGAAAAAAGTTTGTTTTGTGCAGTAGTTGGGGAATGA
- a CDS encoding aminotransferase class I/II-fold pyridoxal phosphate-dependent enzyme, protein MEKKNFNTIAIRTQTKRSQNNEHSVPLYLSSSFVFDQAEDLRAAFNEETDDYIYSRYGNPNVDEFVEKVCHLEGAEAGIGTSSGMAAIYHTLTPLLNSGDHIISCASIFGASHTIFTKYYPKFNISCSYFNASNPEDLNQLIRPETRLIYLETPTNPAIEIIDLEWIGQLAKKHNLILVVDNCFATPYLQQPILYGADLVIHSATKYFDGQGRVLGGVVVGRQDLIREIYLFARITGPSLSPFNAWILSKSMETLSLRMDRHCSNALQLASKLETHPSIEYLRYPFLPSHPQYHIAKKQMSAGGGIVSFSLKGGLLAGQKFMDALQMIKISPNLGDSRTIATHPASSTHCKLSAEDRIKTGITDGLIRISVGLEQYEDIYQDIFQALESIKK, encoded by the coding sequence ATGGAAAAGAAGAATTTTAATACCATCGCCATCCGAACACAAACAAAACGTTCACAGAATAATGAACACTCGGTACCGTTGTACCTAAGTTCAAGTTTTGTATTTGATCAGGCAGAAGACCTTCGTGCGGCTTTCAATGAGGAAACAGACGACTACATTTACTCCAGATATGGAAATCCCAATGTGGATGAATTTGTAGAAAAAGTATGTCATCTGGAAGGTGCGGAGGCCGGGATAGGTACTTCATCAGGAATGGCTGCCATATACCATACGCTGACCCCTCTGCTTAATTCCGGGGACCATATCATTTCCTGCGCTTCTATCTTCGGAGCAAGCCATACTATATTCACTAAATACTATCCGAAATTCAATATTTCCTGTAGTTACTTCAATGCATCTAATCCTGAAGATTTAAACCAACTCATCAGACCGGAAACTCGCTTGATCTATCTGGAGACACCTACGAATCCTGCAATCGAAATCATCGATTTGGAATGGATCGGCCAGCTTGCAAAAAAACACAATTTGATTTTGGTGGTGGACAACTGTTTTGCTACACCTTACTTACAACAACCTATTCTTTACGGAGCTGATCTTGTGATTCATTCTGCAACAAAATATTTTGATGGCCAGGGAAGAGTACTTGGCGGAGTAGTGGTTGGTCGCCAAGACCTCATCCGTGAAATTTATTTATTTGCACGCATCACAGGACCGTCTCTCTCGCCATTTAATGCCTGGATCCTCAGCAAAAGTATGGAAACTCTTTCTTTGCGAATGGATCGTCATTGTTCTAATGCTTTACAATTAGCCAGCAAACTGGAAACTCATCCTTCGATAGAATATTTACGCTACCCTTTCCTTCCTTCACATCCACAATACCACATCGCCAAAAAACAAATGAGCGCCGGTGGTGGCATCGTCTCTTTTTCATTAAAGGGAGGACTATTGGCTGGACAAAAGTTTATGGATGCATTACAAATGATAAAAATCTCACCCAATCTTGGCGACAGCAGAACGATAGCCACGCATCCTGCTAGTTCTACTCATTGTAAACTAAGTGCAGAAGACAGAATAAAAACCGGCATCACGGACGGCCTTATTAGAATATCTGTTGGTCTGGAACAATACGAAGACATTTATCAAGACATTTTTCAGGCACTTGAATCCATTAAAAAATAA
- a CDS encoding OsmC family protein has translation MDIQIKLLDEHFTMEATNESGNKLIMDASENIGGQNNGMRPMQVLLAALGGCSVIDVLNILKKQRKKYSSFEITLDGDREQLETYSLYRNIVIHFKINGEISADQAKKAIDLSLEKYCSVAKTLEPTASIISKLTLNGKEEF, from the coding sequence ATGGATATACAGATAAAACTTTTAGATGAACACTTTACCATGGAAGCCACAAATGAAAGTGGAAACAAACTGATCATGGATGCCTCCGAAAACATTGGCGGCCAAAATAATGGAATGAGACCCATGCAGGTTTTGTTGGCAGCACTCGGTGGCTGCAGTGTCATTGATGTACTCAACATTCTAAAAAAACAACGAAAAAAATACAGCAGTTTTGAAATAACACTGGATGGAGATCGCGAACAATTAGAAACCTATTCTCTGTATAGAAACATTGTGATTCATTTCAAAATCAATGGTGAAATTTCAGCAGATCAGGCAAAAAAGGCAATCGATCTATCCCTTGAAAAATATTGTTCTGTAGCCAAAACACTCGAACCCACAGCATCTATTATTTCTAAACTTACACTTAATGGAAAAGAAGAATTTTAA
- the metX gene encoding homoserine O-acetyltransferase, translating to MDQPHIFKYNKIFVSENGTELNDLKIAYHTYGNLNEDKSNVVWVCHALTANSDVADWWHPVFGKNKLLDPDKYFIICANNLGSCYGTQFNHVVHQNNAHIKNNINLTTRDLLKAHQLLFTHLNLEKIHLIIGGSQGGQQAMEWAIHSPTTIEYMVLLACNAKHSAWGVAFNEAQRMAIAAGENGLKAARAIAMLSYRNYQMFHRTLDPKQDKDYHGTISYQQYQGEKLANRFTAEAYHILSSVMDSHDVGRERESIENALSKIQAKTLVIGISSDILFPVSEQKFLAAHIPGAQIKIISSPYGHDGFLTEGKKINKLIKSFLNQL from the coding sequence ATGGATCAACCACACATATTTAAATACAACAAAATATTCGTTTCGGAAAACGGTACCGAATTAAATGATCTCAAGATAGCCTACCACACTTACGGCAATCTAAATGAAGACAAATCAAATGTAGTATGGGTTTGTCATGCATTAACGGCAAATTCTGACGTGGCAGATTGGTGGCATCCGGTTTTTGGAAAAAATAAATTGCTGGACCCCGATAAATATTTTATAATCTGTGCAAACAACCTTGGCTCCTGCTATGGAACTCAATTCAATCATGTTGTACATCAAAATAATGCCCACATTAAGAATAATATAAATCTCACCACTAGAGATTTACTAAAAGCACACCAATTGCTTTTCACACATTTGAATTTAGAAAAAATACATCTCATCATTGGTGGATCACAAGGCGGACAACAAGCCATGGAATGGGCAATTCACTCGCCTACAACGATAGAGTATATGGTATTGCTTGCCTGCAACGCAAAGCATTCTGCCTGGGGTGTTGCCTTCAATGAAGCCCAACGAATGGCCATTGCGGCCGGGGAAAATGGCTTAAAAGCAGCAAGAGCCATTGCCATGTTGAGTTACAGAAATTATCAGATGTTTCACCGCACCCTGGATCCAAAACAAGATAAAGACTATCATGGCACCATCTCATACCAACAATATCAGGGAGAAAAATTGGCCAACAGATTTACTGCAGAAGCATACCATATTTTAAGTTCAGTAATGGATTCCCACGATGTCGGAAGAGAAAGAGAAAGTATTGAAAATGCACTTTCAAAAATTCAAGCCAAAACCCTGGTAATCGGAATTTCATCAGACATTTTATTTCCGGTCTCCGAACAAAAATTTCTTGCAGCTCATATTCCTGGTGCACAAATTAAAATCATCAGCTCACCTTATGGTCACGATGGATTTCTTACAGAAGGCAAAAAAATAAACAAATTAATTAAATCATTTCTAAATCAATTATAA
- a CDS encoding thioredoxin family protein, whose product MKNLFLTILFLSCGFTAFTQKAYKIGDVAMDFSLKNTNGKMVSMSDYKDAKGYVLIFTCNHCPYAKMYEKRIIELSAKYTDSGYPVIAINPNDPAVVPEDGPKEMKKIAKKHKYNFPYLFDEKQEVFPVYGATKTPHVFLLDKNRVVKYIGAIDDSPKDAAMVKDKYLENAIAALMSGKDPDPSVTKAIGCSIKVKS is encoded by the coding sequence ATGAAAAATTTATTTCTTACCATTTTATTCTTGTCTTGTGGCTTTACGGCATTTACTCAGAAAGCCTATAAAATTGGGGATGTAGCAATGGATTTCAGTCTTAAAAACACCAATGGAAAAATGGTGAGTATGTCTGATTATAAAGACGCAAAAGGGTATGTCCTCATCTTTACTTGCAACCATTGTCCATATGCAAAAATGTATGAAAAAAGAATTATCGAACTCAGTGCAAAATATACGGATTCCGGCTATCCGGTAATTGCAATTAATCCAAATGACCCTGCTGTGGTTCCGGAAGACGGACCAAAAGAAATGAAAAAGATTGCAAAAAAACACAAATACAATTTCCCGTACCTCTTTGATGAAAAACAAGAAGTTTTCCCGGTTTATGGCGCGACCAAAACACCACATGTTTTTCTATTGGACAAAAACCGTGTAGTAAAATATATAGGCGCAATTGATGACAGCCCTAAGGATGCGGCCATGGTCAAAGATAAATATCTTGAAAACGCCATTGCTGCGTTGATGTCAGGCAAAGATCCGGATCCCTCTGTCACCAAAGCCATTGGCTGCAGCATTAAGGTTAAATCCTGA
- a CDS encoding TlpA family protein disulfide reductase gives MCIKNPILAILLTLSLGMQAQQGEYQIIKLGDLEELFSKQDDTVRVFNFWATWCVPCVKELPNFETFNQEIKGTSQLLYLVSLDDLNRSQSKLSNFLKKKNVMSKVMVLDENNPNFYIDRIEPSWTGSIPATLVIGNQTRGFAEREFHSASDIQNWINSIIKK, from the coding sequence ATGTGTATCAAAAACCCTATCCTGGCTATCCTCCTCACTCTTTCTTTGGGTATGCAGGCCCAACAAGGCGAATATCAGATCATCAAACTCGGTGATCTCGAAGAACTCTTCTCCAAACAAGACGATACTGTTCGGGTATTTAATTTTTGGGCAACATGGTGCGTGCCATGTGTCAAAGAACTCCCTAATTTCGAAACGTTCAATCAGGAAATAAAAGGTACCAGCCAACTTTTATACCTGGTCAGCCTGGATGATCTAAATCGGTCTCAATCTAAGCTCAGCAATTTCTTAAAAAAGAAGAATGTGATGTCAAAGGTCATGGTACTCGATGAGAACAATCCAAATTTCTATATCGATCGTATCGAACCAAGCTGGACAGGATCAATCCCTGCAACATTGGTGATTGGAAATCAAACAAGAGGTTTCGCTGAACGGGAATTTCATTCTGCTTCAGATATTCAAAATTGGATCAATTCAATTATTAAAAAATAA
- a CDS encoding alpha/beta fold hydrolase, translating into MRWSFRRTLVLLSSILVLYIVGIFFIYIFIDFIVFSPVIHPAKARYKLDLPYQEIKLNHPNGEQVNMLAFNQQAPLKGYVLFFHGANKSADFWAAYAPFLTERGFKLFIPDYRGYGKSDGSPSEISWNEDAQLALTWLKTQASEDSIIFYGVGLGASAAAYLATINPCRIVILENPVYGLRSWMRSSFPLLMLPYELKYDFNLYEYIPNIVSPTIILQTKKSKDLNKLEQTHLQSLLPDPNNFIWLDHSDKSFPLEDEEYIRLFDQLVKSL; encoded by the coding sequence ATGCGTTGGAGCTTCAGGCGGACTTTGGTATTGCTTTCTTCGATATTGGTATTGTATATCGTAGGGATTTTTTTTATTTATATTTTTATTGATTTTATTGTTTTTTCCCCCGTGATACATCCGGCAAAAGCACGATACAAGCTGGATTTGCCATATCAGGAGATCAAATTGAATCATCCAAATGGGGAGCAGGTGAATATGTTGGCCTTTAACCAACAGGCTCCTCTAAAGGGTTATGTATTATTTTTTCATGGTGCGAACAAGAGTGCTGATTTTTGGGCTGCCTACGCTCCATTTCTGACAGAACGAGGATTTAAGCTGTTTATCCCCGATTACCGTGGTTACGGAAAATCAGACGGTAGTCCTTCGGAGATCAGCTGGAATGAAGATGCCCAGCTTGCACTTACCTGGCTTAAAACACAAGCATCTGAGGACAGCATCATTTTCTATGGGGTGGGACTGGGCGCTTCTGCTGCGGCCTATCTGGCTACGATAAATCCTTGCAGAATTGTCATCCTTGAAAATCCGGTTTATGGCTTAAGATCCTGGATGAGATCCTCATTTCCTCTATTGATGTTGCCCTATGAGCTGAAATATGACTTTAATCTTTATGAGTATATTCCAAATATTGTTAGTCCTACCATCATTTTACAAACTAAAAAGTCTAAAGACTTGAATAAGTTGGAACAGACCCATCTTCAATCTTTATTGCCAGACCCCAATAACTTTATTTGGCTTGACCATTCTGATAAAAGTTTTCCTTTGGAAGACGAAGAGTACATCCGTTTGTTTGATCAATTAGTGAAGAGTTTATAG
- the trmB gene encoding tRNA (guanosine(46)-N7)-methyltransferase TrmB, translating to MSNRSKLEKFAANLAFPNVFENMDFDEPKLRKGLNQYVDFWNTWKVDYFKNNSPLILELACGRGEYSLGMARMFPERNYIGVDIKGARIWKGASTALHEGLNQIAFVRTKIELLDKFFGEAEVDEIWITFPDPFPRPSKSNKRLTSEHYLQLYTRILKPNASLHLKTDDPGLFAFSLETIKAHPAFELIYHDDDIYAKPLVTPELEIKTYYERMHLQAGKTIKYIHARHLS from the coding sequence ATGAGTAACCGGTCCAAGCTGGAGAAATTTGCAGCCAATCTTGCATTTCCCAATGTATTTGAAAATATGGATTTTGATGAGCCCAAGTTAAGGAAAGGGTTGAATCAGTATGTAGATTTTTGGAATACATGGAAGGTAGATTACTTTAAAAACAATTCCCCTCTTATTCTTGAACTTGCCTGTGGGCGTGGAGAATATAGCCTTGGAATGGCAAGAATGTTTCCGGAGCGAAATTATATTGGGGTAGACATCAAGGGTGCCCGGATTTGGAAAGGTGCTTCAACCGCTTTACATGAGGGGCTGAATCAGATTGCCTTTGTGCGTACAAAGATTGAGTTGTTGGACAAATTTTTTGGCGAGGCTGAGGTGGATGAAATCTGGATTACTTTTCCGGACCCTTTTCCAAGACCAAGTAAATCCAATAAAAGATTAACTTCAGAACATTATCTACAACTCTACACCCGGATACTAAAGCCAAATGCATCTCTTCATCTCAAAACAGATGATCCCGGATTGTTTGCTTTCAGTCTTGAAACTATAAAAGCTCATCCGGCATTTGAATTGATTTACCATGATGACGATATTTATGCCAAACCTCTTGTAACTCCAGAGCTTGAGATAAAGACGTATTACGAACGGATGCACCTTCAGGCAGGAAAAACAATCAAATATATCCATGCCAGACATTTGAGTTAA
- a CDS encoding sterol desaturase family protein, with amino-acid sequence MSLQQIADLQPVILVGLIILLYSVETFFPYLQKPNNKKQHDIHNFILSFISFAVNGFIGLAVLFMVNLTAEKHLGLLNLLNLPDVIKVILSIFLLDFGSYCFHNLQHKIPILWRFHRVHHSDLYLNTSSALRFHPLDVILSQGIFFCIWIPIIGVPINAFIIYATIAICFVVMQHTNLKFPAWIEKYDRYVFSTPGWHKIHHANEQKFTDSHYGDVFTFWDRIFGTWHPVQPEDIKFGLKEFEPPEKQKAGFLIRSPFMNL; translated from the coding sequence ATGTCACTGCAACAAATTGCTGATTTGCAACCTGTCATTTTGGTCGGTTTAATCATTCTATTATACAGTGTGGAAACATTTTTTCCATACTTGCAGAAACCAAACAATAAAAAACAGCACGACATACATAATTTTATTCTAAGCTTCATTTCTTTTGCCGTCAATGGATTTATTGGTCTTGCAGTATTATTCATGGTAAATTTAACTGCGGAAAAACATCTCGGACTACTAAATCTGTTGAACCTCCCTGATGTCATAAAAGTAATACTAAGTATCTTCCTCCTCGATTTTGGATCCTATTGCTTTCACAACTTGCAGCATAAGATACCCATTTTGTGGAGATTTCACAGAGTGCATCATTCGGATTTATATCTCAACACTTCTTCCGCATTACGTTTTCACCCACTGGATGTAATATTGAGTCAAGGAATTTTCTTCTGCATTTGGATTCCTATAATCGGCGTGCCCATCAATGCATTTATTATTTATGCTACCATTGCCATTTGTTTTGTAGTCATGCAACACACCAATTTAAAATTTCCGGCCTGGATAGAAAAATATGATCGTTATGTTTTTTCTACCCCAGGTTGGCACAAAATTCATCATGCCAACGAGCAAAAATTTACCGACAGTCACTATGGTGATGTCTTTACTTTTTGGGATAGAATCTTTGGTACCTGGCATCCGGTTCAACCGGAAGATATAAAATTTGGATTAAAGGAATTTGAGCCGCCTGAAAAGCAAAAAGCCGGCTTCCTGATTCGCTCTCCATTTATGAATTTATAA
- a CDS encoding autotransporter outer membrane beta-barrel domain-containing protein yields the protein MSLHLPLPKRIRLLKALFTIYNPNLTKVFYNLLVSLIFIEGVQAQMFTDSLGRDRFSGFRLNGYGAMHYYHFDWQTDSSRRDAIDQERFILELGYKWTERIGFNTEVEFEHGGTGGAVEFDRFEEFGEFEFDISKGGEVIVEQMNLELGMYKSLRLKLGRVKVPFGMMFKRDEPTDYLTCWNSEMETQILPENWTDNGFLLYGSSGKKHRFNYYLGFVNGLDGSAFNSANWIKRGNQRRFETVNAENFALSARLDYSKGNNWLMGFSVYGCNTTDNRPKPDLRLSTPLFLSEGHFQMKMDPVRAAAMVLYGTLNNSEALTNQNRNLSNNLNVKRTPVGAEALGAFAELELVVYGNKGFIASKNDSELSFYSRYDYYDTMHKTQGLVFNNPRWERKSFSTGLVYKLIKKVQLKTQFTLRKVGAPAPTSIRGGRLEKTFAAGFAFEF from the coding sequence ATGTCATTACATTTGCCATTACCAAAGCGAATAAGACTCTTGAAAGCTTTATTTACGATATACAATCCAAATTTAACCAAGGTATTTTATAACCTGTTAGTATCCCTTATTTTTATAGAGGGTGTTCAGGCTCAAATGTTTACAGATAGCTTAGGCAGGGATAGATTTAGTGGTTTCCGGCTTAATGGTTATGGTGCCATGCATTATTATCACTTTGATTGGCAGACGGACAGTTCGAGGAGAGATGCCATCGATCAGGAACGATTTATTTTGGAATTGGGCTACAAATGGACAGAAAGGATAGGATTTAATACTGAGGTAGAGTTTGAACATGGAGGTACAGGAGGTGCAGTAGAATTTGATCGTTTTGAGGAATTTGGGGAATTTGAATTTGACATCAGTAAAGGTGGGGAGGTGATTGTGGAGCAAATGAATCTGGAATTGGGCATGTATAAAAGTTTAAGATTAAAACTTGGCAGAGTGAAAGTGCCTTTTGGGATGATGTTTAAGCGGGATGAGCCAACCGATTATCTGACTTGCTGGAATTCTGAAATGGAGACCCAGATTCTTCCTGAGAACTGGACAGACAATGGATTTCTGTTGTATGGGTCTTCCGGTAAAAAACATCGCTTTAATTATTACCTGGGATTTGTAAATGGCTTAGACGGATCCGCATTTAATTCCGCCAACTGGATCAAGCGTGGCAATCAACGGAGATTTGAAACGGTAAATGCAGAAAATTTTGCATTAAGTGCAAGGCTTGATTACAGTAAAGGGAATAATTGGCTGATGGGTTTTTCTGTTTATGGCTGCAATACTACCGACAATCGTCCAAAACCTGATCTCAGATTATCTACACCATTGTTTCTGAGTGAAGGGCATTTCCAAATGAAAATGGATCCTGTTCGTGCTGCAGCAATGGTTCTGTACGGGACGCTTAATAATTCCGAAGCGCTGACGAATCAGAATCGCAATCTGTCCAACAACTTAAATGTGAAACGTACACCGGTCGGTGCTGAAGCACTTGGTGCTTTTGCAGAATTAGAACTTGTAGTTTACGGAAACAAAGGTTTTATTGCAAGTAAAAACGATTCTGAGCTGTCGTTTTATTCCCGTTACGACTATTACGATACCATGCATAAGACGCAGGGATTGGTATTTAACAATCCGCGTTGGGAGAGGAAATCTTTTTCGACGGGGCTGGTGTATAAACTGATCAAAAAAGTTCAGTTAAAAACGCAATTTACCCTTCGAAAAGTTGGCGCGCCTGCACCAACCAGTATTCGCGGAGGGCGATTGGAAAAAACATTTGCTGCAGGTTTTGCATTTGAATTTTAG